The Pseudanabaena sp. ABRG5-3 genome includes the window GTGGGGGCATCAAGGGCATAGTATTCATAACTAGCCCTTTGCAAAATCTTCCGCAGTTCTACGGCTCTTACTTGCAGAGTATCTAGTGCTGAACTTTGAGAGTTTTGAGTTTCTGGAGCCATTGCGTTTCGATATTTTGCGAAGACAATTTTGTATGTCTAATCCTAGCAAGTTTTGCTAGTGCTAAGATGTTATCGGCTTAGGTTTTATGTCAATTTAATTTTAGTGAGTTATGGCTCAACGATTACCCATATTGATACCTAAAGAAGCGATCGCAAGTTTTTGTCAGCGTCATCATAATTAAGTCATTACTTCCGTCAACAGGTTTTACAAGAGGCAGTTGTGCAATATGATAGAGAATCTATAAACTGCACAGATCCCCGACTTTTTTTGTAATTGATAAAGGTGATCTCTAATTGCACAGAAAAAGTCGGGGATCTTAATCTTCGCTACCCCAAAAAATCCTGATATATTTACTGAAATCTCAATGCTTGCAAAGCAAATCTTTAACTTCAGTCAGTTAACTCAAACTTCATGGCTCATTCCTTTGTCGGTCAAGACTTGCGTAATCAATCCTTTCGTGGGCGGAAGGACTTAGCAGGTGCAGATTTTACAGATGCAGATCTGCGCGGTTGCGATTTTCGATGGGCAGATTTAACAAATGCCAAATTTACAGGTGTAAAAACTGGGAAGAGTCGTAAGCAATTAATTACTCTTATTGCAGTTTCGCTAGCAATTTTAATTACGGGTATGGCATTTACAATTACTGGCAACAGCATAAGTGCATTTGCAATTGTCGGGGCAATTGTCGGGGCAATTGTCGGGGCAATTGAGGAAAAAATAATTGTAAGAAAAGAGGAGGCAGGGTCGCTGTTATTCTCGTGGTTCTTTATAAGTTTTGCAGTAGGAGGAACTCTCGGTATCATTCTAGTTTCAATTGAAGTCTTTACATCTCTGTGTATAATTCTTGTTGTTTATGTACTATATGTGTGTGCATTTGTATACGATAAAACTACTGATATATTTAGATTTGTTGGGGTTAATGCTACTATTTTAAGGCTAAAGAAGCTTTATTCTGAGATTACCAATGTCAAAGCAGATAATTTATTAGTAGATGCAATCTTCAGAGCTTTATCATATGCATTATCTGAGAAATTAAGAGACACAAAACTGATAGCACTATTTGTAGGAATACCTTTGGGAGTTGGGGAATTAGTGTGTGTTTATATAGGTCTATTTTTGGGAGAAGCTTCATTTCGATCCTACGGTGCATTTATTACTGGAAAAACTTTTGAAGGAATTTGGTTCGGTTTATCAATATTGTTTTTTATCTTTTTGGAATGGAGATTACTATGGGGATTAATTGTTATCACTAAAGGATCGATAGGCACATATTTTCAACGTGCAGATCTAACTATGGCAAATTTTTCAAATACTGAGTTTCAATCTACTAGTTTTCAACATACTCAGTGTAAATTAACCAACTGGCAATCTACTAGTTTTTGGTGTTGCTATTTACCTGCGACTCTTGAGGACAAAAAAGCTTTTTCTCTAAGTTGTGAGCCTAATAAAAATAGAGCAAAGGATTTTTCATCAATTGATTTAAGTGAGTATTTTTTGCAAAATGCTGATTTGGTTGATGCAAACTTGCAAAATGCAAAATTCAATGAATCAGATTTATGTAGTGCAAAGCTCATAAATGCAAATTTACAAAATGCAAGCTTAACAGAAACAAGCTTGCGTGATGCAAATCTAGATTACGCAAATCTACAAAATGCTAACTTGAACAAAAGTAATTTTGAAAATGCATCACTTAAAGATACAGATCTACAAAATGTGAGTTTGACAGAAGCAAACTTATATAGCGCAAATCTAGATTATGCAAATCTGCAAGATGCAATTTTAAATAGAAGTGATTTCCGAAATACCTCACTTGTCAACGCAAATTTAAGTAACACTCAAGTTCGAGGAACTGACTTTTCTGGAGCAGATTTTACAGGCGCTTGTATTGAAGATTGGTGGATGACTCCTAGTACTAAGCTTGATGGTGTGGTTTGTGATTATGTCTTCTTAAGTCAAAAACGTGATGACAATGGAAATTTGATACCCGATCCTGAAAGTCGTAAGCCATCAGTTGGAACTTTTCAGCAAGGAGACTTTGCTAAACTGATGCGCCGATATCAAGACAGCTTAGATTTAATTTTTCGTGACGGTGAAGATCCTAGAGCCTTCGCTTTTGCTTTGCAAGAATTAATGGATAAGTATGAAGAAGCTCAACTGCAATTTGATGGTTTACAAAATTTAGGCGATGGAGATATAGTTCTACGTCTCACAGTTGGGAACTCTCAAGTACCTAAATCAAAATTGCAATCCTTCTTTAATGAAACCAAAAAAATTGCTCAATCATTTTTCTCGCAAGGCTCAAATCAAAACTTACAAAAGCTAGAAAGTGAAATTAAGCAACTTAAGAAAGAACTAGCAGATAAAGATAGACAATTAGAAAGCAGTTTAGTAAGGACAAAACAGTCCCCATCAGATAATGCTAAAGTAGGAAATAGCTTCTTACAAGTTAACTTTATTGTGCAAGATATTATGTTTGGGAAAAAGACT containing:
- a CDS encoding pentapeptide repeat-containing protein, with protein sequence MAHSFVGQDLRNQSFRGRKDLAGADFTDADLRGCDFRWADLTNAKFTGVKTGKSRKQLITLIAVSLAILITGMAFTITGNSISAFAIVGAIVGAIVGAIEEKIIVRKEEAGSLLFSWFFISFAVGGTLGIILVSIEVFTSLCIILVVYVLYVCAFVYDKTTDIFRFVGVNATILRLKKLYSEITNVKADNLLVDAIFRALSYALSEKLRDTKLIALFVGIPLGVGELVCVYIGLFLGEASFRSYGAFITGKTFEGIWFGLSILFFIFLEWRLLWGLIVITKGSIGTYFQRADLTMANFSNTEFQSTSFQHTQCKLTNWQSTSFWCCYLPATLEDKKAFSLSCEPNKNRAKDFSSIDLSEYFLQNADLVDANLQNAKFNESDLCSAKLINANLQNASLTETSLRDANLDYANLQNANLNKSNFENASLKDTDLQNVSLTEANLYSANLDYANLQDAILNRSDFRNTSLVNANLSNTQVRGTDFSGADFTGACIEDWWMTPSTKLDGVVCDYVFLSQKRDDNGNLIPDPESRKPSVGTFQQGDFAKLMRRYQDSLDLIFRDGEDPRAFAFALQELMDKYEEAQLQFDGLQNLGDGDIVLRLTVGNSQVPKSKLQSFFNETKKIAQSFFSQGSNQNLQKLESEIKQLKKELADKDRQLESSLVRTKQSPSDNAKVGNSFLQVNFIVQDIMFGKKTDIKAGGDVSGVADGNISGVAGKDLKGVAGRDISGQVTITIQELRDSDTPEAPKLADLLTDLQKAISESTELAEPDKEKALKYLDKIGQLANAKEADRDMISMAIDGILNVVSKAAKLLTPVQAIADGLRKILQL